In the genome of Salinispirillum sp. LH 10-3-1, one region contains:
- the malQ gene encoding 4-alpha-glucanotransferase, translated as MANPELIAKLAFHRGIADRFSNYLGEEEVIPQARKEKILRAMGYDLSNDEAVRQAIFALDAAPWTHLLRPVYVLSPRSEQWGVEFHLWDRMLEETGEWSITLEQGGTGGEGSFVAAQLPESGEYWIEDRRYVRRVLMLPQSLELGYHRLYMRLGDKQAEASLIIAPAESYQNDVMARGDKIWGTAIQLYTLRSERNWGMGDFSDLEELIREMAPRGAGVIGLNPIHALYPVSAEHASPYSPSNRSFINPLYVDVTRVPEFEQSKALQKKVNAKAFQAQLIAAREAEQVPYAQVSPLKYGLFEALFAEFLKNHLAKDTARAQAFHAFVEANGEPLRQHALFEALLAHFKALDINAWGWPVWPEAYQRHDSPEVQAFAAEHEEALLYSMYLQFIADEQLRQVNQVAEDLGMAVGLYRDLAVGADRGGAEIWSNRERFCTEASVGAPPDALGPTGQNWGLPPLDPIKLEEDGYQSFITLVRNNMRGCGALRIDHAMALFRLWWCPPGEDASQGAYVHYKLDDLLGILNLESQRQQCMVIAEDLGTVPEQVVELFPAAQLYSNKVFYFEASPAGVTPPSAYAQKALAIVANHDMPTVAAYWNKSDLALRRTLSMFPTPESYDVELVNRDGAKQQILNALAADGRLPEGVPAQASDLPEITLPLSHAIHEYLASGRSQMVVVQLEDMLLINKPVNVPGTSDEYPNWRRKLSRNTQELFGEPETQAFCERLTRVREGRS; from the coding sequence ATGGCCAATCCAGAACTCATTGCGAAACTCGCCTTTCATCGTGGTATTGCCGATCGATTTTCGAATTATCTGGGCGAAGAGGAGGTTATTCCGCAAGCGCGTAAAGAAAAAATCCTCCGGGCTATGGGTTACGATCTCAGCAATGACGAGGCTGTGCGCCAAGCTATATTTGCGCTGGATGCTGCACCATGGACTCATCTGTTGCGCCCCGTTTATGTGTTATCGCCCCGTTCCGAGCAGTGGGGTGTCGAGTTTCATCTATGGGACCGGATGCTCGAAGAGACTGGCGAGTGGTCGATTACGCTGGAGCAAGGCGGTACGGGTGGTGAAGGCAGCTTTGTTGCAGCGCAGCTACCGGAGTCCGGTGAGTATTGGATAGAAGACCGACGTTATGTGCGTCGTGTGCTCATGTTGCCGCAGAGTCTGGAGCTGGGTTATCACCGTTTATACATGCGACTAGGCGATAAGCAGGCCGAGGCGTCATTGATTATTGCTCCGGCGGAGAGCTACCAAAACGACGTCATGGCGCGTGGCGACAAAATATGGGGTACGGCCATTCAGCTTTACACCCTGCGCTCCGAACGCAATTGGGGCATGGGTGATTTTTCTGATCTGGAAGAGTTGATCCGCGAAATGGCCCCGCGTGGTGCCGGAGTGATTGGTCTCAACCCGATTCATGCGCTGTACCCCGTCAGTGCTGAGCACGCCAGCCCTTACAGTCCGTCCAATCGCAGCTTTATTAATCCGTTGTATGTGGACGTCACCCGGGTGCCAGAGTTCGAGCAATCAAAGGCACTGCAGAAGAAGGTGAATGCAAAAGCATTTCAGGCGCAGTTGATTGCGGCACGAGAAGCCGAGCAGGTGCCTTATGCGCAGGTCAGTCCGCTTAAGTACGGCTTGTTCGAGGCGCTGTTTGCCGAATTCTTAAAAAACCACCTAGCCAAAGACACTGCGCGCGCGCAGGCGTTCCATGCGTTTGTTGAAGCCAATGGTGAGCCGCTGCGTCAACATGCCCTGTTTGAGGCGCTGCTGGCGCACTTTAAGGCACTGGATATCAATGCTTGGGGTTGGCCGGTCTGGCCTGAAGCTTATCAGCGTCATGATTCGCCAGAGGTGCAGGCGTTCGCCGCCGAACACGAAGAAGCCTTGCTGTATTCAATGTATCTGCAATTCATTGCCGATGAACAGCTGCGGCAAGTGAATCAGGTGGCCGAAGATTTGGGTATGGCCGTAGGACTGTATCGTGATTTGGCCGTGGGTGCCGACCGTGGCGGTGCCGAAATTTGGTCGAATCGTGAGCGTTTCTGCACTGAAGCCAGTGTCGGAGCGCCGCCTGATGCCTTGGGGCCGACCGGGCAAAATTGGGGGTTGCCACCGCTGGATCCGATCAAGCTGGAAGAAGATGGCTATCAATCGTTCATAACCTTGGTGCGCAACAACATGCGCGGCTGCGGTGCGCTGCGTATTGATCATGCCATGGCGTTGTTTCGCTTGTGGTGGTGCCCGCCAGGTGAGGACGCGTCACAAGGGGCTTACGTACATTACAAGCTGGACGACTTGCTGGGGATTCTCAACCTCGAGAGCCAGCGGCAGCAGTGCATGGTGATTGCTGAAGATCTGGGGACAGTGCCTGAGCAGGTCGTAGAACTATTTCCGGCAGCACAACTTTACTCAAACAAGGTGTTCTACTTTGAAGCGTCGCCAGCGGGCGTGACGCCACCCAGTGCTTACGCCCAGAAGGCCTTAGCCATAGTGGCGAATCACGATATGCCGACCGTGGCAGCCTATTGGAATAAGAGTGACTTGGCGTTGCGGCGTACCCTGAGTATGTTCCCCACGCCTGAGTCGTACGATGTAGAGTTGGTGAATCGCGATGGCGCAAAACAACAGATACTCAACGCCTTGGCGGCTGATGGTCGTTTGCCCGAAGGTGTGCCCGCGCAAGCCAGTGACCTCCCCGAAATCACCTTGCCATTGAGTCACGCCATTCATGAATACCTGGCCAGCGGTCGTTCTCAGATGGTGGTGGTGCAATTGGAAGACATGCTGTTGATTAACAAGCCAGTCAATGTGCCCGGCACCAGTGACGAATACCCGAACTGGCGGCGAAAGTTGTCGCGCAATACGCAAGAACTCTTTGGCGAGCCAGAGACGCAGGCGTTTTGCGAGCGATTGACACGGGTACGAGAAGGGCGCAGTTGA
- the gap gene encoding type I glyceraldehyde-3-phosphate dehydrogenase, translated as MSNIRVAINGYGRIGRNILKALYEAKAEGKNYPIDIVAINDLGDSKINAHLTKYDTVHGRFGFPVDFDNEALYVNGDKIRTFSQRNPADLPWAELKIDVVFECTGFFTSKATASAHIQAGAKKVIISAPGTEVDATVVYGVNHNVLTSDMTVISNASCTTNCLAPVAKVLNDAFGIEAGVMTTIHAYTNDQRLSDVYHSDLYRARAAAMNMIPTKTGAAAAVGLVVPELKGKFDGMAVRVPTVNVSLVDLSFIAKKAPKDAAEVNKAIADAIAKDPALAEAMMVNEEPLVSIDFNHSTYTSNYDATQTRVQGSLVKVMSWYDNEWGFSNKMLDSALALMTAK; from the coding sequence ATGTCTAATATTCGCGTCGCTATCAATGGCTACGGCCGCATCGGTCGCAACATTCTGAAAGCTTTGTATGAAGCCAAAGCTGAAGGCAAGAACTACCCTATCGACATCGTTGCCATCAACGACCTCGGCGACTCCAAGATCAACGCGCACCTGACCAAGTACGACACCGTGCATGGCCGCTTTGGTTTCCCAGTCGATTTCGACAACGAAGCTCTGTACGTGAACGGCGACAAAATCCGTACTTTTTCACAACGCAACCCTGCCGACCTGCCTTGGGCTGAGCTGAAAATTGACGTGGTTTTCGAATGCACCGGTTTCTTCACCTCTAAAGCGACTGCTTCTGCGCACATTCAAGCAGGCGCCAAGAAAGTCATCATCTCTGCTCCAGGCACTGAAGTAGATGCCACCGTTGTTTATGGCGTGAACCACAACGTCCTAACCTCAGATATGACTGTCATTTCAAACGCTTCATGCACCACCAACTGCTTAGCGCCCGTCGCCAAAGTATTGAACGATGCATTCGGTATCGAAGCGGGCGTGATGACCACCATCCACGCTTACACTAACGATCAGCGCTTGTCTGACGTTTACCATTCAGACCTGTACCGGGCGCGTGCCGCTGCGATGAACATGATCCCAACCAAAACCGGTGCAGCTGCAGCGGTAGGCTTGGTCGTTCCTGAGCTGAAAGGCAAGTTCGATGGCATGGCCGTACGCGTACCGACAGTGAACGTGTCGTTGGTGGATCTGTCGTTTATTGCTAAAAAAGCACCGAAAGACGCCGCTGAAGTCAACAAGGCTATTGCTGATGCAATCGCCAAAGACCCCGCCTTGGCTGAAGCCATGATGGTGAACGAAGAGCCGTTAGTAAGCATTGACTTTAACCACAGCACCTACACATCTAATTACGACGCTACACAAACGCGTGTGCAGGGTAGCCTCGTTAAAGTCATGTCTTGGTATGACAACGAGTGGGGCTTCTCGAACAAGATGCTCGACAGCGCACTTGCTCTGATGACAGCGAAGTAA
- the hexR gene encoding transcriptional regulator HexR — translation MSDVIELIQTHFDRLSKSEKKVADAILASPETAIHTSIASMAVLANVSEPTVNRFCRSIQCKGFPDFKLRLAQSLASHGSFVRREISPQDDMGTVVEKVIHSTISSLQELEKQIDHHALRQSVDILTSAKRIHFYGLGASGPVAQDALNKFFRLGVPVDASTDYLMQKMTAAMATPDTAFVVISYTGRTQPLIEVAAEAAMNGGKVIALTTPGSPLSEVATVTVGAPSRENTDLFTPMVSRMLHLTLIDILMTGVTLAKGDTVEENFRKVKSALSSTRRTI, via the coding sequence ATGTCCGATGTCATAGAGCTGATACAAACGCATTTCGACCGGCTCTCCAAATCTGAGAAGAAGGTAGCGGACGCTATTTTGGCGTCACCAGAAACCGCTATTCACACCAGCATTGCCAGCATGGCTGTGCTCGCCAACGTCAGCGAGCCGACGGTCAACCGGTTCTGCCGCAGCATTCAATGCAAGGGCTTTCCTGACTTCAAACTGCGCTTGGCGCAAAGCCTCGCCAGTCATGGCTCGTTCGTGCGCCGTGAGATATCGCCCCAGGACGACATGGGCACCGTCGTCGAGAAAGTCATTCATTCGACCATCTCCAGCCTACAAGAGCTGGAGAAGCAGATTGACCACCACGCCTTACGGCAGTCTGTCGACATTCTCACCAGTGCCAAGCGCATTCACTTTTACGGACTGGGTGCCTCTGGCCCGGTAGCCCAAGATGCCCTGAACAAGTTTTTCCGCTTAGGCGTCCCGGTAGACGCCAGCACCGACTACCTGATGCAGAAGATGACCGCAGCCATGGCCACGCCAGACACCGCCTTTGTGGTCATCTCCTATACCGGTCGTACGCAGCCCTTGATTGAGGTCGCTGCCGAAGCCGCCATGAACGGCGGCAAGGTAATCGCCCTGACTACACCTGGCTCACCGCTGTCGGAAGTAGCCACCGTCACGGTGGGTGCGCCGTCGCGGGAAAACACGGATCTCTTTACCCCCATGGTCAGTCGTATGCTGCACCTCACCCTGATCGACATTCTGATGACGGGCGTAACGCTGGCGAAAGGCGACACCGTTGAAGAAAACTTCCGCAAGGTGAAGAGCGCGCTGTCCTCGACTCGGCGAACGATCTAA
- the pyk gene encoding pyruvate kinase — MMRRTKIVTTLGPATDKPDMLEKLILAGANVVRLNFSHGSPEDHKQRADMVRELAAKHNRFVGILGDLQGPKIRIARFKDGKIMVKTGQEFLLDLDLPKDMGDETKVGIDYPALAEDSAPGDIYLLDDGRVLLEVTRVEGNKVFTKVTQGGPLSNNKGINKLGGGLSAKALTEKDIADIKTAAAIGVDYIAVSFPRSAEDMIEARELLTAAGSNAQLIAKVERAEAVNDHAVLDGIILASDGVMVARGDLGVEIGDAQLIGVQKHLISRARELDRVVITATQMMESMITNPFPTRAEVFDVANAVLDGTDAVMCSAETAAGDYPIETVNTMVSVCLGAEKHRKATRSRHRLDLEFKHVDEAIAMSTMYAANHLKGVKAIVCVTESGSTPLWMSRISSGIPIFAMTRHIDTARKVTLYRGVEPLFLDVTSVAPDQVNHLAVNELKKRGVVTDGDLVIISKGDHLGVHGGTNRMKIVSVGNIL; from the coding sequence ATGATGCGTAGAACCAAAATCGTAACCACCCTGGGTCCGGCAACGGATAAACCGGACATGCTGGAAAAGTTGATTCTTGCGGGTGCCAACGTCGTGCGCCTGAACTTCTCCCACGGCAGCCCGGAAGACCATAAGCAACGTGCCGACATGGTGCGTGAACTGGCCGCCAAGCATAATCGTTTTGTCGGCATCCTAGGTGACTTGCAGGGTCCAAAGATACGCATTGCCCGCTTTAAAGACGGCAAGATCATGGTGAAGACCGGTCAGGAATTCCTGCTCGATTTGGATCTGCCGAAAGACATGGGCGACGAGACCAAAGTAGGTATCGACTATCCTGCATTGGCAGAAGATTCAGCACCGGGAGACATTTATCTGCTCGACGACGGCCGGGTACTACTGGAAGTCACGCGTGTTGAAGGCAACAAAGTATTTACCAAAGTCACTCAGGGTGGCCCGCTGTCTAACAACAAGGGCATCAATAAACTGGGTGGCGGTCTGAGTGCCAAGGCGCTGACCGAAAAAGACATTGCTGACATCAAGACCGCTGCGGCGATTGGTGTGGACTACATCGCCGTATCATTCCCGCGCAGCGCGGAAGACATGATCGAAGCTCGCGAGCTGTTAACCGCTGCAGGTTCGAACGCGCAGTTGATTGCTAAGGTTGAGCGTGCGGAAGCGGTCAATGACCATGCTGTACTCGACGGCATCATTTTGGCGTCCGACGGTGTCATGGTCGCACGCGGCGACTTGGGCGTTGAGATTGGTGACGCGCAATTGATCGGCGTACAGAAGCATTTGATCTCGCGTGCTCGTGAATTGGACCGCGTGGTCATTACCGCGACACAGATGATGGAGTCGATGATTACTAACCCGTTCCCAACACGAGCTGAAGTGTTCGACGTTGCGAACGCGGTACTGGACGGCACTGACGCCGTCATGTGTTCCGCTGAAACAGCGGCGGGTGATTACCCGATTGAAACGGTTAACACCATGGTCAGCGTGTGCTTGGGTGCCGAGAAGCACCGCAAAGCGACCCGCTCGCGCCACCGTCTTGACTTGGAGTTCAAGCACGTGGACGAAGCCATTGCGATGTCGACCATGTACGCAGCGAACCACCTGAAAGGTGTCAAGGCCATTGTGTGTGTGACCGAATCCGGTTCTACACCATTGTGGATGTCACGCATCAGCTCTGGTATACCTATTTTCGCCATGACGCGCCACATTGATACGGCGCGCAAGGTTACGCTGTACCGCGGTGTAGAGCCGCTGTTCTTAGACGTAACCAGTGTGGCCCCCGACCAAGTGAATCACTTGGCGGTGAACGAACTCAAGAAACGCGGTGTCGTGACCGATGGCGACCTCGTGATCATCTCTAAAGGCGATCATTTAGGCGTACACGGTGGCACAAACCGCATGAAGATCGTGAGCGTTGGTAACATTCTGTAA
- the glk gene encoding glucokinase, with product MAQQYGLIADIGGTNARFALVPQVAMEEGTLALSEQHVVAEQTLNGADYATIADAIQFYLAQLPAEYAQPTRGCLAIACPTDQDWIKMTNHTWAFSVSELKATLGFEELRFINDYHALANSIPYLGAHGAIKVGGGEPMPGKPMAVTGPGTGLGLAALAFSPVGPVTLETEGGHAHFAATDKTEMQIVEFLLQELPRVSSERLISGMGLENIYRALCSVRGVAAQSLKAPEISKAALAGSDAVCVEALERFCAVIGSYAGDVALTFGAKGGVFIAGGIVPRFMDFFKASAFRQRFENKARFESYNAGIPTYVIVSAQPGLLGAAAVLNYDWQAA from the coding sequence ATGGCACAGCAGTATGGGTTGATTGCAGACATTGGCGGCACAAACGCACGTTTTGCGTTGGTACCTCAGGTAGCAATGGAAGAGGGTACGTTGGCGCTCAGCGAACAGCATGTGGTTGCTGAGCAAACCCTTAACGGTGCCGACTACGCCACTATTGCGGATGCCATTCAGTTCTACTTGGCGCAACTGCCTGCTGAATATGCTCAGCCAACCCGTGGCTGTTTGGCGATCGCTTGTCCAACCGACCAAGATTGGATCAAGATGACCAACCATACGTGGGCTTTCTCCGTCAGCGAGTTAAAAGCTACCTTGGGTTTCGAAGAGCTGCGCTTTATTAACGACTACCACGCCCTCGCCAATTCCATCCCCTATTTGGGTGCGCACGGAGCGATAAAAGTGGGTGGCGGTGAGCCCATGCCAGGCAAGCCTATGGCAGTTACCGGACCGGGTACAGGCCTCGGCTTGGCTGCCTTGGCTTTCAGCCCGGTCGGGCCAGTGACGTTGGAAACCGAAGGCGGCCATGCGCATTTTGCAGCGACCGATAAAACGGAAATGCAGATTGTTGAGTTCTTGCTGCAAGAATTGCCGCGCGTCTCGTCGGAGCGGCTCATTTCAGGAATGGGTCTGGAAAACATCTATCGTGCCCTGTGCAGTGTTCGTGGTGTTGCCGCGCAGTCGCTTAAGGCGCCGGAAATCAGCAAGGCCGCGTTGGCGGGCAGTGATGCCGTCTGTGTCGAAGCGTTGGAGCGTTTCTGTGCCGTGATCGGCAGTTACGCAGGCGACGTAGCGCTGACCTTTGGTGCCAAGGGCGGGGTGTTTATTGCGGGTGGCATCGTGCCGCGTTTTATGGATTTCTTCAAAGCCAGTGCGTTTCGCCAGCGCTTCGAAAATAAAGCGCGTTTTGAATCCTATAACGCCGGAATTCCGACCTATGTGATCGTGTCAGCACAGCCAGGCTTGTTGGGTGCAGCAGCGGTACTGAATTACGATTGGCAGGCCGCTTAA
- a CDS encoding sn-glycerol-3-phosphate ABC transporter ATP-binding protein UgpC, with protein sequence MASIKFDKVVKSYGDVNIIKSLDLEIKDKEFMVLVGPSGCGKSTTLRMIAGLEEISEGDLYIGDRRVNNVHPKDRDVAMVFQSYALYPHMTVRENIAFGLRLRKLPKDEIDRLVNEAAHTLGMAHLLDRKPKALSGGQRQRVALGRAIVRKPSVFLFDEPLSNLDAELRVQMRAEIGKLQKRLAITSVYVTHDQVEAMTMGDRIAVLHDGNLRQVGTPLELYDTPANLFVAQFIGTPNMNIAKGQFSADGSKVELPGSTFAVPAAWADAAKANAGKSVYVGFRPEHTRQADEHEWKNTATFEGTVEIVETLGHEVVVYVAVEGVEERIIAKMDAHKVPSIGDRIKIDVNLERLHMFDGETQNRL encoded by the coding sequence ATGGCCAGTATAAAATTTGATAAAGTTGTAAAAAGTTACGGTGACGTAAACATCATTAAGAGTCTTGATCTTGAGATCAAAGACAAAGAATTCATGGTGTTGGTAGGCCCATCAGGCTGTGGTAAGTCGACCACGCTGCGGATGATTGCCGGCCTTGAAGAAATTTCAGAAGGCGACTTGTACATTGGCGATCGCCGCGTTAACAACGTCCATCCGAAAGATCGCGACGTTGCCATGGTATTCCAGAGCTACGCCCTGTACCCACACATGACAGTACGTGAAAACATCGCTTTCGGTCTGCGTCTGCGTAAATTGCCGAAAGATGAAATTGATCGTTTGGTAAACGAAGCCGCACATACCCTGGGTATGGCGCATCTGTTGGACCGCAAGCCTAAAGCTCTGTCGGGTGGTCAGCGTCAGCGTGTGGCCTTGGGTCGCGCTATTGTTCGTAAGCCATCGGTATTCTTATTCGACGAGCCGCTGTCTAACTTGGACGCCGAACTGCGCGTGCAAATGCGTGCCGAGATCGGCAAGTTGCAAAAGCGTTTGGCTATCACCTCAGTCTATGTAACGCACGACCAAGTAGAAGCTATGACCATGGGTGACCGTATTGCTGTATTGCACGACGGTAACCTGCGCCAAGTAGGTACGCCGCTTGAGTTGTACGACACGCCGGCAAACCTGTTCGTGGCGCAGTTCATTGGTACGCCTAATATGAACATCGCCAAAGGCCAGTTCTCGGCTGATGGCAGCAAAGTAGAGTTGCCTGGCAGTACCTTCGCCGTGCCAGCAGCTTGGGCCGACGCCGCTAAAGCCAATGCCGGAAAATCCGTGTACGTTGGCTTCCGTCCTGAGCACACGCGTCAGGCCGATGAGCATGAGTGGAAGAACACCGCGACCTTCGAAGGCACGGTAGAGATTGTGGAAACTCTGGGTCACGAAGTGGTGGTTTATGTAGCAGTTGAAGGCGTGGAAGAGCGCATCATTGCCAAGATGGACGCGCACAAGGTGCCGAGCATCGGTGATCGTATCAAGATTGACGTGAATCTTGAGCGCCTGCACATGTTCGACGGTGAGACTCAGAACCGCCTGTAA
- the aceE gene encoding pyruvate dehydrogenase (acetyl-transferring), homodimeric type, whose translation MERDIDPIETQEWLDALASVVRHEGPDRAQYLLKQLSNEVSNTSRSDVPFAINTPFRNTIPVTDEARFPGDLEMERKIQGYINWNAVAMVVRANKSGDDLGGHISSFQSSALLYDIGFNHFWRAPNDEFGGDLIYYQGHISPGIYARSFIEGRLTEDQLDNFRREVDGKGLSSYPHPWLMPEYWQFPTVSMGLGPIQAIYQAHVMRYLENRGKIKPGRQVWAFLGDGECDEPESLGAISLAAREKLNNLNFVINCNLQRLDGPVRGNGKIIQELEGVFRGAGWNVIKVLWGGAWDKLLARDKSGMLQKRMDEVVDGEMQAYKAHGGAYTREHFFGRYPETAELVKDMTDDEIYHLARGGHDPYKVYSAYKQAAEHTDQPTVILAHTVKGYGVAAGEAQNATHQLKKLDVEDLKVFRDRCGVPVSDADLEAGKIPFFRPDENAPELQYMKKRRLSLGGYLPQRRPNADQTPNVPSLESFEALLKDTGKREISTTMALVRMLGTLAKDKDIGEHIVPIVPDEARTFGMEGMFRQVGIYSASGQLYVPQDKSQVMWYKEDKTGQILQEGINEAGAFSSWMAAATSYSTNNLTLVPFYIYYSMFGFQRIGDLAWAAGDMQARGFLIGGTSGRTTLNGEGLQHQDGHSHILAGTIPNCVTYDATYSYEVAVIVQDGMRRMVTEQENVFYYLTTLNENYQHPEMPKGAEEGIVRGMYLLEDNVGKAKKAVQLLGSGSILNEVRAAAKILKDDFGVSADVWAVTSYNELTRDGLAVDRQNLLHPEAAAQEAYVTKALKGRKGPVIASSDYMKNYANQIRSWVPGSYTVLGADGFGRSDSRKKLRHFFEVDRYWVTVAALKALADDGVIPAADVTKAIKQFGLDTDKPNPVTV comes from the coding sequence ATGGAACGAGATATTGATCCTATTGAAACGCAGGAATGGCTTGATGCGTTAGCATCTGTTGTTCGTCATGAAGGCCCGGATCGTGCCCAGTATCTGTTGAAACAACTCTCCAATGAGGTGTCCAACACATCCCGGTCCGACGTACCCTTCGCGATCAACACGCCATTTCGCAACACCATCCCGGTCACCGACGAAGCGCGGTTCCCCGGCGACTTAGAAATGGAACGCAAGATCCAGGGCTACATCAACTGGAACGCAGTCGCGATGGTGGTGCGAGCCAACAAGTCCGGCGATGATCTCGGTGGTCACATTTCTTCTTTCCAGTCGTCAGCTTTGCTCTACGACATCGGTTTTAACCATTTCTGGCGCGCTCCGAACGACGAGTTTGGCGGCGACCTAATCTACTACCAGGGCCACATTTCTCCTGGTATTTATGCGCGCTCTTTCATTGAAGGTCGCTTAACCGAAGACCAACTCGACAACTTCCGTCGCGAAGTGGATGGCAAGGGTCTTTCTTCTTACCCCCACCCTTGGTTGATGCCGGAATACTGGCAGTTCCCGACCGTTTCTATGGGTCTGGGCCCTATTCAAGCGATTTACCAAGCGCACGTTATGCGTTACTTGGAAAACCGCGGCAAGATCAAACCCGGCCGTCAGGTATGGGCCTTCTTGGGCGATGGCGAGTGTGACGAGCCAGAAAGCCTGGGCGCCATCTCCTTGGCTGCACGCGAAAAGCTGAACAACCTGAATTTTGTCATCAACTGTAACCTGCAGCGCCTCGACGGCCCGGTACGTGGTAACGGCAAAATCATCCAGGAACTGGAAGGTGTGTTCCGTGGCGCTGGTTGGAACGTGATTAAAGTATTGTGGGGCGGCGCTTGGGACAAACTGCTGGCGCGCGACAAGTCGGGCATGCTGCAAAAGCGCATGGACGAAGTGGTCGACGGCGAAATGCAGGCTTATAAAGCTCACGGCGGTGCTTACACGCGTGAACACTTCTTCGGTCGTTACCCTGAGACCGCAGAACTGGTTAAGGACATGACCGACGACGAGATTTATCACCTCGCGCGTGGCGGCCATGACCCATACAAAGTCTACAGTGCCTACAAACAGGCCGCTGAACACACCGATCAGCCTACGGTTATTCTGGCCCACACTGTTAAAGGTTACGGTGTAGCAGCCGGTGAAGCGCAGAATGCGACGCACCAGCTGAAGAAGCTGGACGTAGAAGACCTGAAAGTATTCCGTGACCGTTGTGGCGTTCCCGTCAGTGACGCAGACCTTGAAGCGGGCAAGATCCCCTTCTTCCGTCCAGACGAAAATGCACCGGAACTGCAATACATGAAGAAGCGTCGTCTGTCGCTGGGCGGCTACCTGCCACAGCGCCGTCCTAATGCGGACCAAACGCCAAACGTTCCCTCATTGGAGTCGTTTGAAGCACTGCTGAAAGACACCGGCAAGCGCGAAATTTCTACCACCATGGCACTGGTGCGCATGCTCGGTACTTTGGCGAAAGACAAAGACATCGGCGAGCACATTGTGCCCATCGTACCCGACGAAGCCCGTACCTTCGGTATGGAAGGCATGTTCCGTCAGGTGGGTATCTATTCTGCTTCAGGACAGCTCTATGTCCCGCAGGATAAGAGCCAGGTCATGTGGTACAAAGAAGACAAGACCGGTCAGATTCTGCAAGAAGGCATCAACGAAGCCGGTGCCTTCAGCTCGTGGATGGCGGCGGCAACGTCTTACAGCACCAACAACCTGACTCTGGTGCCATTTTATATCTACTACTCCATGTTCGGTTTCCAGCGTATTGGCGACTTGGCGTGGGCAGCGGGTGATATGCAGGCACGCGGTTTCTTGATCGGCGGCACATCCGGCCGGACGACCCTGAACGGTGAAGGCTTGCAGCACCAAGATGGCCACAGCCACATTTTGGCAGGCACCATCCCGAACTGTGTAACCTATGACGCCACCTACTCTTACGAAGTGGCGGTTATTGTGCAGGACGGTATGCGTCGCATGGTCACCGAGCAGGAGAACGTGTTCTATTACCTGACCACGCTGAACGAAAACTACCAGCATCCTGAAATGCCTAAAGGTGCCGAAGAAGGCATCGTGCGCGGCATGTATTTGCTGGAAGACAATGTAGGCAAGGCCAAGAAAGCCGTTCAACTGTTGGGCAGTGGCTCCATTCTGAATGAAGTACGCGCCGCCGCGAAGATCCTGAAAGACGACTTCGGCGTCAGCGCGGATGTCTGGGCTGTGACCAGTTACAACGAGCTGACACGCGACGGTTTGGCGGTGGATCGCCAGAACCTACTGCATCCGGAAGCGGCCGCACAGGAAGCCTATGTCACCAAGGCACTGAAAGGCCGTAAAGGCCCTGTTATCGCCTCTTCTGACTACATGAAGAACTATGCGAATCAGATCCGTTCATGGGTACCAGGCAGCTACACCGTGTTGGGTGCTGATGGCTTTGGCCGCAGCGACAGCCGTAAGAAACTGCGCCACTTCTTTGAAGTGGATCGCTACTGGGTCACGGTTGCCGCATTGAAAGCGCTGGCCGACGATGGCGTTATTCCCGCCGCCGATGTGACCAAAGCAATCAAGCAGTTTGGTCTGGACACAGACAAGCCTAACCCAGTGACAGTTTAA